The genomic stretch ttattattatgctttataaatttttaattaccttggaatttttttgaatagtGGCATTCTTATATGATAGAGAAGCACATAATGTATAACCATCgtaattaaatattacataaacacaatttttcatattgttACATCTGACATATCAAAAAGGGAAGAACCAAATAATTAAGACAAGGAAGTACCATAAATAatagacatatatatatatatattatttttttttttttgttcgtTCGTTAattcaattttatattactcATATTCTGCTTCGTTTATGTCTACATATGTTTTTTTGACTAGTGGTTCTTCACAAGTAGCATTTCTATAAAATGttaacattatataaaaaattatattatatgttatttaaaaatatacacattttaatatatatatatatatatatactttattaTGTTGTATTATACATGTTGTTAACATGAAGATATGTTTCCTTATTTAACGTTTCTCCTAGTAAAcgaattaaaaagaaaaataaacaaatgatataatactaaaatttaatttttttattaaaatttatatattcttttttctctttttagaaaaataaaataaaataaataaataaataaacctTGAAATTCGACATTCCAAGTATAATCATCTCCTCTTTTTGCTTTTACTTTgtctatattaaaaaatatataatatagaattTACAAGAACATataatccttttttttttcctttttttttttcctttttttttttttttgtgtttaatatttcataatatatatattatttcattttgaagaggttataaaaaatatataattttaatacatGATGGAAAAGGTTCCAAGTTACTAGATACAcaagtatattttataagaaGTTTATGGAAATCAGTTATTAAGGATAATATTTTGAACGTTTCATTATTTACTTTTAtctttaaaaagaaaaaaaagaaattatgatatataaaagaagtactttcttttttaatagtaatacacataaatataaatataaataaataaataaataaatatatatatatatatatatatatacatatacacatttatcttttaatatacatCACAGTTTTTTTTCCCTTCACATATCATTTGAATAACTGGTAATGTGTGGGGGGCATCAAACGAATCTACAAAATTTTATTGAACAATTacaatatgtttttatatgtatacttatacattatatgtgataatattatacgttgtattatattataatttttaataaaatatgcttagtaacttttttttatcaaaagTTTATCAAGGGTTGGATTTCCATAACTAGCatcaaaaatatgaattGATTTTTCATCATCACAACTTAATGTCACGGTTTCATTTAAATCTGaagttataatttttatatcaccattttttatttcttcttttttttttaaacaactTACGATTATTGTATAATTACTCAAAGTAATAATTAATACAAACAAATTTATAACCCAAAAATAATCCATTttcatacaaaaaaaaaaaatagataaaataataatcaaataaTTAAACGCACAATAGGAAAGGGTCAGtcaatgtataaaaatatttaatttatatacacaATGTTGGTAAGCaaagaattatttatttcttttttcttttttttttaattctccgaattaaatatatattttatactcTCAGGTTACTTATGTAATTGTGCAACCACCTATATTGAAAAATGTGTAAATACacaaatgtttatataataaaaaaaaaacattatatatatatagatatatatatatgtatgtatggaTCATTTAAGAAATTGTAGAACCTTTATCAAATTGCaggtatataaatatatttaaaaaatagacagtttttatatatttcgataaattttttattgttacatttttttaaagaaaaaatacaaataatctttatctttctttatatatttaactacactttttttctttttttagcTATTtcctatttatatatctcttaaaaaatataaagaacaaTTTTCAACAAGATCAGAAATAACAACATAAGGATAAACcaaaaaggaataaaaaaaaaaaaaaagggaagaggcgtataaaagtatatttcaatatttattattatctttttatgcaattttattgtttataatttatattttaaaaacagccaccatcattatttattcataaaatatagtAGTTGTGTATGtcatttttacaaaaaaaaaaaaaaaaaaaaaaaaaaaacttttgAAGTTTTATAAAGTATACTTTATTTCatccatattatatatatgttatggtatttataaaatattatgtaataatcTACCCAATAATGGAATTTGAATAATTTTCAtgagaaattatataaactCAATATTGTATGGAgacattttaattaattcgtttttttgcttttttttttttttttttttttttttattcttgcAAGTATTTATTTagttaattttaatataatattcataaaaatatattcgaaatttttttttctatacttctcatatatatatattatatatatataatatatattttaaaagtctccaattttatattatcatttcttAAAGGTATTAAACcaaaataaaagtataaattaaaatgtacttataaaaaaaaagaaacgtGATCAAATTAAATCTGTtgtaagaaaatataatataaaatatatatatatatatatatatatatatacatataagtatatataataatatataatatatatggtaatatagagaaaataaaaagcaaaaaaaataaaataaataaataataaaaattcgtTGAGTTAAAATATTCcatgttatattatacaatggattcaatttattaaaatatagatgtttttttttttttctttttttttttttattttatgtaaataatgaaatagattgaatacaaaattttagaaatataatatatattataagaaaataaatgaataataaatgaataataaatgaataaataaataggggaatatatatatatatatatatatatataattatggtaatttttttttttttcccaacATGATATTGtacatttaattataattaaaacaaaatatgagTAACATAAACGGCGAAACATGGAACAATACTGATAAATTAAAACGAAAATTGAGTGAAATATATGATACTGagaaagataaaaatgacgaattaaaaaatacatccaaagttttaaaaaatagttctgtagaagaatataatattggTAAAGGAAATAATGATActtgtaataatttttatgaagAACATATGAACAATAATGAAGTGAAAAATTATGTAGTACAAAATAATGAGGTGATTGAAAAGTCGGAAAACAAAGAACCATGCATAAATGAATCaaatcaaaaaaagaaaaagaaaaagaacaataaaaaaaaatataataatatggaaatGGGAAAGCCATTAAAACAAATGGTtagaataaattatttattacaagCATCTTTcttaatgaataatatgaatccCAATATATCTAgggaatatattaaaacaatGAGAAGACTATCTAACaagtttttaataaaatatgatagtaaatttaaaaagttattttgtaaaaagtGCAATTCAGTTCTTATTCCAAGTGAAACATGTGATGTTTCTGTAAATCCATtgaatttacaaaaaaaacataagcaaataaataataagtatGACACTAAGGAACTTACAAAGGAATCAACAAatactaataatataaagcCAAGAGATGAATATTTAGtttcatataaatgtaaacatTGTCAACATTATACCAAGCTTGTATATGAATGtcatttaaataaatgtcaaaataaagaaaattaattCCAAAAATggatttataaataaataaatgagtaatatatatatatatatatatatatatatgagtttataatgaaatatataaatacagtTCCTTAGaaaattaaacaaaataataattatatgtgaAAATTcagaataaataatattatacatatttttattccccctttttttttttttttttttttttttgcacaCACCATATTTATAGAAATTATGAATTctgttataatttaaaatgaaaaataaaataacatcaaaatgaataaatatgtatttaattttgtaaagtgtaaaattaaaaaggtatatttatacttgaaaagtaaaatataaaaatacaaggACTGTGTATCTTTGAGCGCAAAATgtctatataaaataaagaaataaaaatttccttttttttttaattttttttttaaacggaaaattgttttatattcaatacttttattttaaaaaaagaatataaaaaaatactcATTAATTTATGGAAAATatgagtatatatatatatatatatatatttttttttatcacaaAGTCATGTaaaatacattttaatattatgaagCTAGTACTCCATTAAGTagtacacaaaaaaaaaaaatataataataaaatacgtatgtatacatatatatatacacatgtaaataattttttaacattttcgctatattttttttttatgtaggAATCACgcgaaattatttttttttatattatgctACATAACATAAGTTTtccatttaatattttcattttatattttattttttatataaacattttaataaaaaaactacgaaatttacatattataaaaaaatgtagagggatttaaaattaataaaaatacttaaaataaaataaaataaaaataaggatTTTTTcctatatctatatatatatatataataattttttttttttttataaataaaataaataataatgaattatatatataaatttttccaCAAAAACATGATGACTttgtcatataaaaaaaaattttataaatataatacccAAAGCTAgccatataatttttttttttttttttttttttttttttttacaacagTGCAAAAAAACCTTAATGTTCCTATATAGTGcaattatgttttatttctatttatataagtatatttttatttatccaCATATTTTAAACATTTCCATTACTACTAGATctcattttaatattttttttttttttttttttttttatcaatttATCCACAAGacttttttcaaatatatataaaatattatagcttataaatatctatatatatttcctttaaTAGCtacaattaaaataaaaaaaaaaaaaaaaaaaaaaaaaaaatgtaatggATGAACTTTaaaataactttttttttttttttttttcttattttttccttcctatttttaatttttacacaaaatattatatttcataatgaGCATGCtttaattattttccttatttttattttccacacattttttatacataaatatttgatgttttttttttttttttttctttatatatatataatatatatatatatatatatatatatatatatatataccatacATATTTCAcacaaatttataaaaattattcttttattattatatttatattcatgttTATTTTCGTAgcttaaataatataattatttaaaaaaatatatataataaataaataaaaaaaattatatagatgttgta from Plasmodium falciparum 3D7 genome assembly, chromosome: 13 encodes the following:
- a CDS encoding ribonuclease P protein subunit RPR2, putative — protein: MSNINGETWNNTDKLKRKLSEIYDTEKDKNDELKNTSKVLKNSSVEEYNIGKGNNDTCNNFYEEHMNNNEVKNYVVQNNEVIEKSENKEPCINESNQKKKKKKNNKKKYNNMEMGKPLKQMVRINYLLQASFLMNNMNPNISREYIKTMRRLSNKFLIKYDSKFKKLFCKKCNSVLIPSETCDVSVNPLNLQKKHKQINNKYDTKELTKESTNTNNIKPRDEYLVSYKCKHCQHYTKLVYECHLNKCQNKEN